The following are encoded together in the Penicillium digitatum chromosome 3, complete sequence genome:
- a CDS encoding GLUT4 regulating protein TUG — MSAHVVVIDATARRATIKTTPTKHLADILQEACSKLGYNASQYSLKHNRKQLDLSLSYRLSGLISGAKLELVQLSRSPSVVTVGLQLPESEAREAPNGRILDKFPSTTTLWMVLRKFEAGVAGSSTVRNLTSRAVSSADGGDVAGRLYYEIPVLQILEREVSSFTDLQKTLAQLGFNSGNVLIRLSFRRTEEPIEEAMLKIGEFFKSSEDEVPSAQDKNAVQRAAPADSISKEPAQELSSVTAASDEVASSPSISGPATSTADSGRTITVFSPPSEDIPSSAKLDYNESDYIPSIEHAKLHQRLLNESSRPKRLPTDAEIAAKAEAEAARRAAIHEVNVKIRFPDQSQVVASFGTSDTGQSLYEFARGCLTPPFASESFTLTVHGVSRSKHTNVIPPSDKKHLIKDLELAGRVLVNFSWADNAASFVHERRSEILRSELRSQAQELKVEQPPELKEDVPAPSQPGPSSAQVGNKPSGTRKSGGIPKWLKLPGKK, encoded by the exons ATGAGTGCCCACGTTGTGGTGATCGACGCGACAGCCAGGCGGGCAACAATCAAGACGACTCCCACCAAACACTTGGCCGATATCCTACAAGAAGCATGTTCAAAACTTGGATATAATGCTAGCCAGTACTCATTAAA ACACAATCGCAAGCAGTTAGACCTTTCTCTTTCCTACCGTTTGTCTGGTCTCATTTCTGGGGCAAAGCTTGAACTTGTTCAACTCTCTCGCTCTCCGTCAGTTGTAACCGTCGGCCTACAACTGCCCGAATCTGAGGCTCGTGAAGCCCCAAATGGCCGCATCCTTGACAAGTTCCCTAGTACGACAACACTATGGATGGTACTACGCAAGTTCGAGGCAGGTGTTGCAGGGAGTAGCACAGTACGAAATCTCACTTCACGGGCGGTGTCCTCCGCCGATGGTGGAGATGTCGCCGGACGACTATACTATGAGATTCCCGTCCTTCAGATTTTGGAGCGTGAAGTATCGAGCTTCACGGATCTACAAAAAACACTAGCGCAGCTAGGTTTCAACAGTGGCAATGTTCTTATTCGACTCAGTTTCCGACGGACCGAGGAGCCTATCGAAGAAGCAATGCTCAAGATTGGCGAGTTCTTCAAGTCTTCTGAGGATGAGGTTCCTTCGGCACAGGATAAGAACGCAGTTCAAAGAGCAGCTCCCGCTGACAGCATAAGCAAGGAGCCTGCACAAGAGCTCTCCAGTGTCACGGCCGCATCGGACGAAGTTGCCTCATCCCCATCTATCTCCGGACCGGCCACCTCCACAGCCGACTCTGGCCGAACAATTACTGTCTTCTCCCCTCCCTCGGAAGACATCCCTTCGTCGGCAAAATTAGACTACAATGAGAGTGATTACATACCTTCTATTGAGCACGCAAAACTGCACCAGCGGTTGCTCAACGAGTCCTCTCGCCCAAAGCGCTTGCCAACAGACGCCGAGATCGCCGCCAAGGCAGAGGCAGAAGCGGCAAGGCGAGCAGCAATTCACGAGGTAAATGTGAAGATCCGTTTCCCAGATCAGAGCCAAGTGGTCGCCAGTTTTGGGACCTCAGACACAGGACAGTCCTTGTATGAATTCGCACGAGGGTGTCTTACTCCACCGTTCGCCAGTGAGAGCTTCACTCTCACTGTCCACGGTGTATCCCGATCCAAGCATACAAACGTCATACCTCCATCAGACAAGAAGCATCTGATCAAAGATCTAGAACTGGCTGGCCGTGTGCTCGTCAACTTCTCTTGGGCTGATAACGCTGCCTCTTTTGTTCATGAACGCCGGTCGGAGATTCTACGCTCCGAGCTTCGGAGCCAGGCTCAAGAGCTCAAGGTGGAGCAGCCGCCAGAGCTCAAGGAAGATGTTCCTGCTCCCTCGCAGCCGGGTCCAAGTAGCGCTCAGGTCGGTAATAAGCCTAGCGGGACACGGAAGAGTGGTGGCATTCCGAAATGGCTGAAGCTGCCGGGTAAGAAATGA
- a CDS encoding Proteasome B-type subunit: MSNPFDINGGACVAMVGKDCVAIACDLRLGMQALTISNNFPKIFNYAPSTYLGLTGLATDVNTVSDLFRYKVNMYRLREERDIAPQTLANLVSSSLYEKRFGPYFVSPVLAGINPTTGKPFICGFDSIGCIDFAKDFIVSGTASDQLFGTCEGLWEPDLAPEDLFETISQALLSAVDRDALSGWGAQVYIIEKDKVTQRLLKGRQD, from the exons ATG TCCAACCCCTTCGACATCA ATGGCGGTGCCTGTGTCGCTATGGTGGGCAAGGACTGCGTCGCCATCGCCTGTGACCTTCGCCTGGGCATGCAGGCCCTGACCATCTCCAACAACTTCCCTAAGATCTTCAACTACGCTCCATCCACCTATCTCGGCCTGACTGGCCTCGCCACTGATGTCAATACCGTGTCCGATCTCTTTCGTTACAAGGTCAACATGTACCGGCTGCGCGAGGAGCGCGACATTGCACCGCAGACCCTCGCTAACCTAGTGAGCTCATCGCTGTATGAGAAGCGCTTCGGTCCTTACTTCGTCAGCCCTGTGCTGGCTGGTATCAACCCTACAACAGGGAAGCCGTTTATCTGCGGCTTTGACAGCATTGGCTGTATCGATTTCGCCAAGGACTTCATTGTCAGCGGAACAGCAAGCGACCAGCTCTTCGGTACTTGCGAGGGTCTGTGGGAGCCTGATCTG GCCCCCGAGGACCTCTTCGAGACTATCTCACAAGCGTTGCTTAGCGCCGTCGACCGAGATGCTCTCTCCGGTTGGGGTGCCCAGGTTTACATTATAGAGAAGGACAAGGTTACCCAACGGTTATTGAAGGGACGACAGGATTAG
- a CDS encoding Sensor histidine kinase/response regulator, putative: MSLPSCKSECMTGDRLSAVRDDGDVPRDLGTWNDGAQTTAIEHLVTLKQGLRASDTELFWKRLMVDMTSITKAQYGFVARRVHGSEPMAELGGRRPSLFGAAFYYNDGYQTVGLQRNRFFAGGNPLLHMDHERPCLIPENLSSLMSFGDDQLPFGADGYLAIPLFSAGKCLAHLGLMWSRDGLRQRNLSWSFLEMILHSLEDLIVQRLDPGKQILDEVLDDPTTNTPDFHNPQTAAFHQAADFNSHPLKPYARSLSHELRTPMQGVVGMLDVMHATVREAMESKTPVKSGAIFQSLKEGIEMVQDSARRAVEAADNVVHAYELNMQIPKTPLREEPDILGGLTVPPTIPETRPSVFVEGKNIAVNPYKRRQSLPPEINTRPARKQRLRAASSRQELSPRSEEVKNAVHESEQIVHATPARQFEAVMANMVDPRPSLAVRRSAPHLLLEGINVNRRGSALRFTKLRDLLRLVINESLHVGGRPDFAVSNATEFGEKIEIRSRSSNGELFTKVVDWSVDPSLPETLLADDRDLAKLISCVFLNAIKFTNNGTITVCATIDPKKNDVLILVRDTGPGIPAAFLPNLFKPFAREDASTTRSKDGLGLGLLVAKGLSRKMGGDLTCVRSSTSGPTRGTEFRIRIPVNQREAELCPGTPNETVATPSSSTTDQTRQGSVSSLLTDPSPSSSAFTLPQTCQLQQPTPCTTDENLSESPKLQRPSLQTRLHRTHISGDAYDKKLGEKYPLRFLVAEDNRINRRVLVNMLRKLGYCDVLEAADGKEAVQIFEDSLSMSKLSTVLDVSPDPMQGVTKEPSLATKIKPIDVVLMDLWMPEMDGYEATSRILQMVDNHRDQGAAFEQRKPQSPDTMEIESISSLLCSQSPPKPPTVLAVSADVSDEALNRASRVGIKGYMTKPYKLSDLQRLILEFCGGTGNPVV, from the coding sequence ATGTCGCTCCCCTCCTGCAAATCCGAGTGCATGACCGGTGACCGACTAAGCGCCGTTCGTGACGACGGAGATGTGCCACGGGACTTGGGAACGTGGAATGATGGTGCGCAGACCACTGCCATTGAACATTTGGTCACACTTAAACAGGGGTTGCGAGCATCTGACACCGAGCTGTTCTGGAAACGGCTTATGGTGGACATGACATCCATAACCAAAGCTCAGTATGGGTTCGTTGCCCGGAGGGTGCACGGGAGTGAGCCCATGGCCGAACTAGGCGGGCGGCGCCCGTCCCTTTTTGGTGCAGCTTTCTACTACAACGATGGTTACCAGACCGTAGGTTTGCAGCGAAACAGGTTTTTTGCGGGCGGGAACCCCTTACTGCATATGGACCACGAACGGCCTTGTTTAATCCCCGAGAATCTCAGCTCACTCATGTCGTTCGGCGATGATCAACTACCGTTCGGCGCCGATGGTTATTTGGCCATCCCCTTATTTTCGGCTGGAAAGTGCCTGGCACATCTCGGGTTGATGTGGTCGAGAGATGGTCTTAGGCAGCGAAACCTGTCCTGGTCCTTCCTGGAGATGATTCTCCACTCACTCGAAGACTTGATTGTACAACGACTAGACCCTGGGAAACAAATCCTCGATGAAGTGTTAGATGATCCGACGACAAATACCCCTGATTTTCACAACCCCCAGACTGCCGCCTTCCATCAAGCCGCTGATTTTAACTCACACCCTCTCAAACCGTACGCCCGAAGCCTATCCCATGAGCTGAGGACTCCGATGCAGGGTGTGGTGGGTATGCTTGACGTTATGCACGCCACAGTGCGCGAGGCGATGGAAAGTAAAACTCCTGTGAAATCGGGTGCGATTTTCCAGTCTCTCAAGGAGGGGATCGAGATGGTTCAAGATAGCGCGAGACGTGCCGTTGAAGCGGCTGACAACGTCGTTCATGCATACGAGCTCAACATGCAAATACCCAAAACACCACTCCGGGAGGAGCCCGATATACTTGGCGGTCTCACAGTCCCACCTACTATTCCCGAAACCCGCCCGAGCGTCTTTGTCGAAGGAAAGAATATCGCTGTAAATCCGTACAAACGGCGACAGAGCCTACCACCAGAGATAAATACTCGACCAGCACGCAAGCAAAGACTCCGTGCGGCTTCGTCTCGGCAAGAGCTTTCACCCCGCAGCGAAGAAGTCAAGAATGCTGTCCACGAAAGTGAGCAGATCGTACATGCTACCCCAGCTCGCCAGTTCGAAGCTGTAATGGCTAACATGGTCGACCCCCGCCCGTCTCTTGCAGTACGACGATCCGCACCTCACTTACTCCTTGAGGGGATCAATGTGAACCGGAGAGGTTCTGCTTTGCGCTTCACCAAACTGCGAGATCTTCTCCGTTTGGTGATCAATGAGTCTCTTCATGTCGGTGGTCGACCGGATTTTGCGGTTAGCAATGCAACCGAGTTTGGTGAAAAGATTGAGATTCGGTCGCGGTCCTCGAATGGTGAATTGTTCACCAAGGTTGTGGACTGGTCTGTGGACCCATCATTGCCGGAAACGCTTCTTGCCGATGACCGTGATCTGGCCAAACTGATTTCATGCGTCTTTCTCAACGCAATTAAGTTTACCAACAATGGCACCATCACTGTTTGCGCAACCATTGACCCCAAGAAGAACGATGTTCTTATTCTTGTCCGCGATACCGGCCCGGGAATTCCCGCTGCGTTCCTACCCAATCTTTTCAAGCCATTTGCTCGTGAGGATGCATCGACCACAAGAAGCAAAGATGGCCTGGGTCTTGGTCTCCTTGTGGCCAAGGGTCTTTCACGTAAAATGGGTGGCGACTTGACTTGTGTGCGATCGTCGACCTCCGGTCCCACGCGTGGTACAGAATTTCGAATTCGAATTCCCGTGAACCAACGTGAAGCTGAACTCTGCCCTGGCACCCCCAATGAGACCGTTGCGACGCCATCTAGCTCTACCACTGACCAAACACGACAGGGCAGTGTCAGCAGTCTTCTCACTGACCCCTCTCCCTCTAGCTCCGCATTTACTCTCCCCCAAACCTGTCAGCTGCAACAGCCGACACCGTGTACCACCGACGAAAACCTGTCTGAAAGCCCAAAACTCCAGCGGCCATCATTACAAACCCGGTTGCATCGAACTCACATCTCCGGTGATGCATATGACAAGAAGCTTGGGGAGAAATATCCGCTGCGCTTTCTGGTTGCTGAAGACAATCGAATCAACCGGCGCGTGTTGGTGAACATGTTACGCAAACTTGGCTACTGCGATGTCCTCGAAGCGgccgatggcaaagaagCCGTCCAAATTTTCGAAGACAGTCTCTCTATGTCAAAGCTCTCCACTGTCCTTGACGTTAGTCCCGACCCAATGCAAGGCGTCACCAAGGAGCCATCTCTGGCTACAAAAATCAAACCGATCGATGTTGTCTTGATGGATCTTTGGATGCCTGAAATGGACGGATATGAAGCGACCTCACGAATTCTCCAAATGGTCGATAACCATCGGGACCAAGGTGCTGCCTTTGAGCAACGCAAGCCCCAAAGCCCTGACACCATGGAAATAGAGTCAATTTCCAGTCTACTTTGTTCGCAATCACCTCCCAAACCTCCCACCGTTCTTGCTGTGAGTGCCGATGTTAGCGACGAGGCATTGAACCGCGCCTCGAGAGTGGGCATTAAAGGCTATATGACGAAACCTTACAAGCTTTCTGACCTTCAACGGTTGATTCTCGAATTCTGCGGTGGTACTGGCAACCCTGTTGTCTAA
- a CDS encoding putative GPI anchored protein, whose translation MRMDAITHLSTKHRDYPKSQEKDRDITPRLDWVNRVPGLDNGELIGAVDGFIPALESTGNKSYQELAQQWQVWMDYTKTTAAKIFYKGNGRVCTVIDIKDQSLPVNHPYQSYLCETKDLLDDPFEGEIFISQLQFVGGLLKANKQALRGFATAVRVRTCNSVTTKMPGMFASINKITDPSTGEVTDYISNAGIPSISNQTVQDLDVNVPGSVFPTILVDKSVGLAWWRNMVVAKKMQRRHNSPDIYGSTESTRVDGTAVSALLTWDSKVTTVIALLGGATDFVRRRMKADSAYDECV comes from the exons ATGCGAATGGATGCAATAACTCACTTATCAACCAAGCATCGGGACTACCCcaaaagccaagaaaaaGACAGAGATATTACTCCGAGATTGGATTGGGTCAACCGCGTGCCTGGTCTTGATAACGG CGAACTTATAGGGGCTGTCGATGGTTTCATCCCGGCCCTTGAGAGCACGGGCAATAAGAGCTATCAGGAACTCGCGCAACAATGGCAGGTCTGGATGGACTACACTAAGACTACTGCCGCTAAG ATCTTTTACAAAGGAAATGGCCGGGTTTGCACCGTCATTGATATCAAAGATCAGTCCCTCCCTGTCAATCACCCGTATCAGTCGTATCTATGCGAGACTAAAGATCTACTTGATGACCCTTTCGAAGGCGAGATTTTCATTTCTCAGCTACAATTCGTTGGTGGGTTGTTGAAAGCCAACAAACAGGCGCT TCGCGGATTTGCAACCGCCGTGCGAGTTCGGACCTGCAACTCAGTCACCACGAAAATGCCCGGCATGTTCGCCTCAATCAACAAAATCACTGATCCATCCACCGGCGAAGTAACCGACTACATCTCAAATGCTGGTATCCCCTCTATCTCGAACCAGACCGTCCAGGATCTAGACGTCAATGTGCCGGGTAGTGTATTTCCGACAATCTTGGTCGACAAGTCTGTCGGTCTCGCTTGGTGGAGAAATATGGTTGTTGCCAAGAAGATGCAGCGCAG ACATAACTCTCCAGATATTTATGGCAGCACTGAATCCACTCGTGTTGATGGAACTGCAGTTTCTGCACTTCTCACTTGGGACAGCAAGGTCACCACGGTAATTGCACTCCTCGGGGGAGCGACCGATTTCGTTCGTCGGAGGATGAAGGCGGACAGTGCATATGATGAGTGTGTGTAA
- a CDS encoding Glycoside hydrolase, family 1 encodes MMQLSNGLQIRALSTEFKIVLFLVLRDVHKTTPECMREQLRERLSDFTESNYALLREADIDFYGRSYHTSQFARHRDEPALETSFMGNVFISQKTDVHVLASLR; translated from the exons ATGATGCAACTCTCGAAT GGGTTACAGATCAGAGCTCTCTCTACCGAGTTCAAG ATTGTActtttccttgtgctccGCGATGTT CACAAGACTACCCCCGAATGCATGAGAGAGCAACTCCGTGAGAGACTTTCTGACTTCACCGAGTCGAACTATGCTCTGCTCAGAGAGGCCGACATTGATTTCTACGGGAGGAGCTATCACACCTCCCAATTTGCCCGGCATCGCGACGAACCTGCGCTTGAAACCAGTTTCATGGGAAATGTATTCATCTCACAGAAAACGGATGTCCATGTCCTGGCGAGCCTGAGATGA
- a CDS encoding DUF427-domain-containing protein, with protein sequence MSRATVENNIYFPRSAIIDDFGLQDSDRSTFCPWKGYASYWHLMVNGQTLENAAWYYREPYDAAADIKDHVAFDSDKVEISLEP encoded by the exons ATGTCCCGAGCT ACTGTGGAGAATAACATCTAT TTTCCCCGCTCAGCAATCATTGATGATTTCGGTTTGCAAGACTCCGATCGGTCGACTTTTTGCCCTTGGAAAGGCTACGCCTCTTACTGGCATCTGATGGTGAACGGGCAGACTTTGGAAAATGCAGCCTGGTATTACCGGGAACCCTACGATGCAGCGGCTGATATCAAGGATCATGTTGCTTTCG ATAGCGACAAGGTCGAAATATCACTAGAGCCATGA
- a CDS encoding GOLD has product MVFTGTSSSWLASALTLLSFFSLLFPTNALYFYMEGRHTKCFFEDLPKGTLVAGRFETEVINPQAGTYTIDHALKMLITVDETFDNDHRVVSKRESHSGRFHFSAADGGQHKICFTPETDASSSWLSNSPGAVKVIVDLAIGETSHIETEDKDKIKNIVQRVKDLNHRLQDIRREQVYQRERESEFRDQSETTNSRVVRWTLIQLAVLSAACAWQLSHLRSFFIKQKLT; this is encoded by the exons ATGGTTTTCACTGGGACATCCTCGTCATGGCTGGCGTCAGCTTTGACTcttctctccttcttttctctcttgttCCCAACTAATGCCCTGTACTTCTACATGGAGGGCCGGCATACCAAGTGCTTCTTTGAAGACCTACCTAAGGGTACTCTTGTGGCTG GCCGTTTCGAGACGGAAGTTATTAACCCCCAAGCCGGCACCTACACGATCGACCACGCCTTGAAGATGCTCATCACCGTCGACGAGACCTTCGACAATGACCACCGCGTTGTGTCCAAGCGGGAAAGCCACTCTGGTCGCTTCCATTTCTCCGCCGCGGATGGCGGCCAGCACAAAATCTGCTTCACACCTGAGACGGATGCTAGCTCCAGCTGGTTGTCCAATTCCCCTGGCGCCGTCAAGGTCATCGTCGACCTTGCCATTGGTGAGACTAGCCACATTGAGACCGAGGACAAGGACAAAATCAAGAACATTGTGCAGCGGGTCAAGGATCTCAACCACCGTTTACAAGATATCCGTCGTGAGCAGGTGTACCAGCGG GAACGTGAATCTGAATTCCGCGACCAGTCTGAGACCACCAACTCGCGAGTCGTGCGCTGGACCCTTATCCAGCTCGCCGTTTTGTCCGCCGCCTGCGCCTGGCAGCTTTCGCACCTGCGGTCGTTCTTTATTAAGCAGAAGTTGACCTAG
- a CDS encoding SWR1-complex protein 4 encodes MAAADVRDMLDLPAEGQPRPHKKQKVVEKRPEGITRELYALLGERAPPIAINENKYKGRPKWMNKLRVRPWSMAPFTNNARSDGLVLNHWQRKHESTRPPIPAPTPAPAESQTNLDQPKEEEKDDVPKLPEQEYAFAKYNVKPRLPRRYTDDEYTRHLTSDDWSREETDYLVDLVTDYDIRWVLIADRYDYQPQMDTKPDANAIVPAKHHRTMEQMKARYYKIAATMLSIEHPPSEMSEAEFELHEKMLKFDPDRERDRKELAALQLNRTADEVREEAMLLEELKRITSNEQNFITERRELYSRLEVPISVGNTTMYQSSAGLSQLLQTLLQADKSKKRRSILGDGAIPSPAGQTPSTAGGLGRAETPVTQATNKKGSITSKEPNQMARTLTTAEETKYGVQHHERVSAGVQFRSDRAQRLTQAKSNVQTQKLANALSELEIPVRLFMPTERVCKDFEKLIQSVNMLLDARKVSEKVESEIRVLEATKMERERKIREAAGTSGPSADPEHPHVKKETEDGDTDLLGHSATLQNTQGNGVQQGDGHHKRSASVLSGASEKSNKRQRR; translated from the exons ATGGCCGCGGCCGATGTTCGCGACATGCTAGATTTGCCCGCAGAAGGGCAGCCCAGACCACACAAGAAACAGAAAGTGGTCGAGAAGCGACCAG AGGGTATTACTCGTGAATTGTACGCGCTACTGGGCGAAAGGGCGCCACCAATCGCCATTAATGAGAACAAATACAAGGGCCGTCCAAAATGGATGAACAAACTGCGCGTTCGACCATG GAGCATGGCCCCGTTCACGAACAACGCCCGTTCCGACGGCCTGGTTTTGAACCACTGGCAGAGAAAACACGAGTCGACGCGACCACCTATTCCCGCCCCTACACCCGCTCCCGCAGAGTCTCAAACGAACTTGGATCAGCccaaggaagaagagaaagatgacGTACCGAAACTGCCGGAGCAGGAATATGCCTTCGCCAAGTACAACGTTAAACCGCGTTTGCCTCGTCGATACACAGACGATGAATACACTCGACATCTCACAAGTGATGACTGGTCGCGCGAGGAAACAGACTACCTGGTGGATCTCGTTACTGATTATGACATTCGCTGGGTGCTCATCGCAGATCGTTATGACTACCAACCACAGATGGACACTAAACCGGATGCGAATGCCATTGTGCCTGCAAAGCATCATCGGACAATGGAGCAGATGAAAGCGCGATACTATAAGATTGCTGCAACAATGCTCTCAATAGAGCACCCACCGTCAGAGATGTCCGAGGCCGAGTTCGAACTACATGAGAAGATGCTCAAGTTTGATCCCGACCGAGAGCGCGACCGAAAAGAACTAGCCGCCCTTCAGCTGAACCGCACAGCAGACGAGGTCCGTGAGGAGGCAATGCTACTCGAAGAATTGAAGCGCATCACAAGCAACGAGCAGAACTTCATTACCGAACGCCGAGAACTCTACTCCCGTCTCGAGGTTCCCATCAGCGTCGGCAACACCACAATGTACCAGTCCAGCGCGGGTCTTTCCCAGCTCCTGCAGACTCTTTTACAAGCCGACAAGAGCAAGAAACGCCGCTCCATCCTTGGCGATGGTGCTATCCCAAGCCCCGCTGGCCAGACTCCATCCACCGCTGGTGGCCTAGGCCGAGCCGAGACCCCCGTCACACAGGCCACCAACAAGAAGGGGTCTATCACATCAAAGGAACCCAACCAAATGGCACGCACGCTCACCACGGCGGAGGAAACAAAGTACGGTGTCCAGCATCACGAGCGTGTCTCGGCAGGCGTGCAATTCCGCAGCGACCGTGCACAGCGACTTACGCAGGCCAAGTCCAACGTGCAAACCCAAAAACTGGCAAATGCTCTTTCCGAGCTTGAGATCCCGGTCCGCCTGTTCATGCCCACTGAACGCGTATGCAAGGATTTCGAGAAACTCATTCAGTCCGTCAACATGCTTCTCGACGCCCGCAAGGTGTCTGAGAAAGTTGAAAGCGAGATTCGTGTCCTCGAAGCCACGAAGATGGAGCGGGAGCGCAAGATACGGGAAGCTGCTGGTACTTCGGGACCAAGCGCTGACCCCGAACATCCTCACGTGAAAAAGGAGACGGAAGACGGCGATACCGACCTTTTGGGTCATTCGGCTACCCTGCAGAACACACAAGGCAATGGTGTCCAACAAGGGGATGGTCATCACAAGCGGTCTGCTAGTGTGCTTAGTGGCGCAAGTGAAAAGAGCAACAAGCGACAGCGGAGATGA
- a CDS encoding Transaldolase — protein MLKVVNLMTRVKLKTDEIVTSASKEIGPFQDATGNQFEIQAEIVKPSRSAVLLRSIALATTIHPQFATITLEELAVEVVGIELALEVIQTVHGDVHVMVNPSYSYNTEAIVTNAQRKIKTFRFDVQKRSIDSFPAGLHRICHIVDPDFDTSRLVTKVPATWEGMQAARQLKQSGIKSLATTLFSMEQAILAGEAGCISVSPFVHELKTETYQGYKDTDPILGVCVQAQQFYHQNSLPTRLKACVTLDLDELIMLAGIDALTITPKVLTALAATERPQREVESMSLFPKTATATEAVKYPSYIDSESQYRVHFAAREGGKAQFKTAQAIALFCDAQTAAELYIMSRLEDSSNIPINL, from the exons ATGCTGAAGGTTGTGAATCTCATGACTCGCGTTAAGCTGAAGACTGATGAAATTGTCACATCAGCTTCCAAAGAGATCGGACCTTTCCAAGATGCAACAGGAAACCAA TTCGAAATCCAAGCGGAGATTGTCAAGCCCAGCAGAAGCGCCGTGTTATTGAGATCAATAGCGTTGGCGACCACAATCCACCCACAATTTGCCACTATCACCCTCGAGGAACTCGCCGTGGAGGTAGTG GGTATCGAACTTGCCCTTGAGGTCATCCAAACTGTCCATGGAGATGTCCATGTCATGGTCAACCCGAGTTATTCTTACAATACAGAAGCAATAGTTACCAATGCTCAGCGTAAGATCAAAACATTCAGATTCGACGTCCAAAAGAGGAGTATTGATTCATTTCCTGCAGGACTTCATCGTATCTGCCACATCGTCGACCCCGATTTCGACACGTCTCGCCTGGTTACCAAAGTGCCAGCGACATGGGAGGGAATGCAAGCAGCGCGTCAGCTCAAGCAAAGTGGAATTAAATCTTTGGCCACAACTCTCTTCTCGATGGAACAGGCGATTCTTGCGGGCGAAGCTGGCTGTATATCGGTCTCACCGTTTGTGCATGAGCTCAAAACTGAGACTTATCAGGG ATATAAGGACACGGACCCGATTCTTGGTGTCTGTGTGCAAGCACAGCAGTTCTATCACCAGAACTCTCTACCCACGCGGTTGAAAGCCTGTGTGACACTGGATCTTGATGAGTTGATAATGCTCGCCGGAATCGACGCACTGACTATAACACCAAAAGTGCTGACGGCATTGGCAGCTACAGAGAGACCCCAACGGGAGGTGGAAAGTATGTCCTTGTTTCCGAAAACTGCTACGGCCACAGAGGCTGTCAAGTATCCTTCATATATCGACTCCGAGAGTCAATATCGGGTTCATTTCGCTGCGAGGGAGGGTGGAAAGGCGCAGTTCAAGACAGCGCAG GCAATTGCGTTGTTCTGTGATGCTCAAACTGCAGCGGAGTTATACATCATGTCTCGATTGGAGGACTCTTCTAATATCCCAATAAATCTATGA